From the genome of Primulina eburnea isolate SZY01 chromosome 12, ASM2296580v1, whole genome shotgun sequence, one region includes:
- the LOC140806737 gene encoding uncharacterized protein gives MVPSGEEILSSSVVRGVEINMHGYSIRADLIVLTMPEFDIILGMDLFAANGASIDFRRRTVSFNLVNGESFLFEVARSSVVSRIISCLRARKLMIKGCKVYLASVISIPDTASRSIEEVEIVREFPDIFPNDVTGVPPAREVEFSIELMSGTMPISKAPYLLAPMEMKYLKDHVQIC, from the coding sequence ATGGTACCTTCGGGTGAGGAGATATTGTCATCTAGCGTAGTTCGAGGTGTAGAGATCAATATGCATGGCtattctattcgagcagatcTTATTGTACTTACTATGCCTGAGTTCGACATTATCTTGGGTATGGATTTGTTTGCAGCAAATGGAGCTTCGATCGACTTCCGTCGAAGGACCGTATCTTTTAATCTAGTGAACGGGGAGTCTTTCTTATTTGAGGTAGCTCGGAGCAGTGTTGTGTCACGCATTATCTCTTGCTTGCGCGCGAGGAAGTTGATGATTAAGGGATGTAAAGTTTATCTAGCTAGTGTTATCTCAATTCCAGACACTGCCAGTCGGTCTATTGAGGAGGTGGAGATAGTTAGAGAATTCCCTGATATTTTTCCTAACGATGTGACTGGCGTTCCACCAgcgagagaggtggagttttctatcgaGTTGATGTCGGGTACCATGCCAATTTCTAAGGCTCCTTATCTTCTTGCACCTATGGAGatgaaatatttgaaagatcatgTTCAGATTTGTTAG
- the LOC140806738 gene encoding uncharacterized protein — MKVMPSRQKSYADKRRIDLEFSIGDHVVFKIAPMKGVMRFGKKGKLSLRFIGTFEFLERVGALAYKVALPPNLAGVHNVFHISILHKYMSNPSHVLNYEPLQLTPNLSYDEKPTQILVKQERRLRDKVIRWLRSSG, encoded by the coding sequence ATGAAGGTGATGCCGAGtagacaaaagagttatgcagacAAGAGGAGGATAGATCTTGAGTTTTCCATTGGTGATCACGTCGTTttcaagatagcacccatgaagggagTTATGCGGTTTGGGAAGAAGGGCAAGCTCAGTCTGCGGTTTATTGGAACATTTGAGTTCTTGGAAAGGGTGGGAGCATTGGCATACAAGGTGGCCTTACCACCTAATCTAGCTGGAGTTCACAATGTCTTCCACATTTCTATACTCCACAAGTACATGTCaaatccatcacatgtactaaaTTATGAGCCACTGCAACTTACTCCAAACTTGTCCTACGATGAGAAACCAACTCAGATCTTAGTCAAGCAGGAGAGGAGACTGCGTGATAAGGTGATAAGATGGttaaggtcaagtggctga